The DNA region AGTACAGCATTCACCAGTTTCGCAACGTTGATGTGGTGTgaaccacaaccccccaaagctTTGTGCTATGAGTTTCCCGCTCCGTCCCCACGATCCGGTCTGGTCGCATCAGCCACGCAATGCCGACTCCAAGAGCTGCTTTCCACGCGGCGAGGCGCATCAGTCCTGCAAAGCCGACTTCAAGAGTACAGAGATCCAGCTGTGTTTGCTGGCTACCCTCGTCGCCAGCCAGGTTCAGAACATGTCTATTGACTACAAGAATCTCAACTCCTTGCTATCTCCAGAGAAAGTAGGTTAAAAGTCGCGCTCCAAGAAGAGATATGTTAAAATTCGCGCTCTCCCGAGAAAATGGGTGTGTTGTGGTGCTTGTAGCTGTCGGCGAGCGCGCTGGAGTTCACACTCTCCAGAGTAGATAGTGGAGGCATGGTTGTGCgtcgtcttcatctccatGCGGACCGGCTTGCGGGGGCATTTGGATCTGAGGATGAGCTCCCCCGACTTGTGAGGGCATTTTGAACAGAGGATGGGCTTCTCCGGCTTGGAGAGCAGCTAGCGGAGTGAGTGAATATCTATAATCCCCACAGAGGCACTATATTGAAAAGAGTCGAAAGCTCTAAGCCATTTAGGAGATCTGATATCATGAATGAGAGGAAGGGAACTGGGAATGAAGCTTTCAAGACAAAAGGTCTTTGCCCGCAGTGTCCCCACTAGCACTACATATTATATCCTTCACGTTGATGGTATAGCGTCTGTTGGCACTGCTGAAATGAGGTGGTGAAAGAGGTGGAATTACTTGGTTACTTCAAAGCTGTAAGCAGCCTCGGAAATGTAACTGCCTTATCATGCGGACGAAAGAATATCGACAGATCTGTTTTTTCGAGGTTCAGGGGGCTCGATATATTGTTCACATCTGTTTTTCCAAACCGCCCCTCTTCCATCTCCCAGATATGAGTTCAATGTTCAGCACATATTCTTTTCGCCGAAGTTTGGACCTTGATTCACCGCCCCAATTCTCTAATCAAAGACTTATCTTTCAGCCTACTCCTCAATAGCACAATTTATGTCTCCCGGGCACACAGCCTCAACGGAGACAGTTCTCAATCAAATGCCAGCGGCTCACCATCAAAGAGCCAACCCGCCCCGGCGCCTCACGGCGTTCGCATTGTTCTTAGCTGGGTTCAAGCAACTCAATGCTCCGGTTTTGAACCACCTGGTTGAGACTCATAGTCGCCTCCAATCTCCTCGCACTTGCAGCACCCACCGGAACATCAAGTAGATAGCCAACGAGATTGTGCCTTGCAACAGAAAGTCCACCAGACGGCTCCTTTCAACAGGAACCCCATGAGACGGCTCCTTGTAACAGGAAGTCAACTCCCACCGGAGTCGAACCAGCCGCGCGCACGCGCCGAGATAATTGATGACATGCATGACATTAAAAAGGCAAAATCGCTGCTTGATATGATGGAGCAAGAGAAGCAGCTTCGAGATCAGGTTTTAGGCACACGCCTTGAGGATGCGGGtagaggttgatgatgagttTGTCACGCGCGCGCTAGAGATAGTTCATCATAAACCTCTACCCGCACCGTCAAGGCGATCACATCGAGGGTATCATGGCGAGGTCTCTGAATGGGTGTGGATACACTGGCCTCATCTTTCATCACTGACCGCGATGAGCCCATTGCCTCGGTCCTTACCAGTACCCTTCTCGAGACCGGCCAGGAGATCCCGGATCTCTTGGCCGGCTACATCCCGGAGGATGCCGCCCATTTTCGCCTCGAAGCTGATTCAGACTTCGATGAGATCGAGAACGCTGCGGTCAACTTTGGCGGCGATGCCaacgatggtggtgatggcggtgcgACCCCTGGGgcgctggtgatgctgctccAGTTGCCCAGCCGACCGCCAAGAAGCGATAGTTGATGGCGTGGGTGATGTTGAATAAGGCACGGTTACTTATAATAGGGGGGGGGCGTGAAGGTGGCTTGCAGGGCAGAGTTTGGAGCAGTCGGCGCGCGGGGTCATGGAAGTTGATGTTGGACAGCGGCTCGTGAAGTAACGCAAGGACACCATCAGACACAAGATATGAGTAAAACTTCTAAAACATGAAGTCTTCGAGCCCTACTAACAGGTAGCAATGTCTCATTCCATCTCGGTATGTTAGGTTATACTAGATTCACTTACTCCCTCAATTAACAACAGTTCTGTATTTATCCCACTGATATAGCCCGTAATCCAGGTTTCAAGCCATCTATCTGATTGGTACACTGTGGTGTATTAGGCATTATGTGGAGAGAGTGTAAAGTGGTTTTCTATGTGTTCCATCCTTATTCCGAAATTTTGGGTTGGTTGCCGTCGGGTGGCAGATTTCAGGGGTAAAAACAAAGTGGGTTGCTGCCAGAGCAACACTGTTCTTGGCAGAGCAACGTCGAGCCTGGTAGGTAATTTACTCTGCTCCTGCCTTTGCTTTTCTGTGCTTTATTTTCCCTTAACATGCCCCCGAGCATAACAAGAAGATGAAAACTTTGGGCAGTTCACAATGGCCGTTTTGTCGTGGTGGAAGATTTTGTTCGAGATCAAAGTCAGCTTAAATGGTGAGCCTGACCCCGATCTCTGTTCCTTACGGAGTACTTCTAAGCAcgggagatggatggatgatcTTGTAGCATAAAAGAGTCCCTCGTTGCATGCCTTTATGTTTGAAATCCTACCTTATAGATGAACGACACTACAGTGAACATTGCCCATTTCATCCATGCCCCAAAGCTAGTTACTTCAGGAGAGTCGAGTCCGTGGGTCCCTCAAAATTGCTCCAGGCGTTCATTCACTTCAAAATCCATCTTGGGCACCACCAAGCCCGCTAGCTGGGGTCATGACCTCCGCGGCGCGCTTTGCGGCAAGATTTCCCCAGCGTAGGAGCACGTCCACATAGCGAGTTCATCTTCTCAGCCCCGTATCTCACCATGAACAGGCAGGCCATGGTTTACCAGACCTTTCCCACTTGaaggccaccaccaagaatGCAAGCCTCCTTCGTCTTTTCGGCACAAGCAAGCCCATTGCTAGAAGGTATTCATCACCGCGGCTACAACTACACCACATGCGTTCCATCGCCCTGGCTACAGCTATACCACATCCGCTCCCTTGGCTTCAGCACGACGAGACCGTCCACCATGTTCAGGGCAGTGAGTGGAAGTGCATCAGCCGTGCTCTTCTCCCCATGACTCAAACAAGTCGCTGAAGGAAACCTATTCCTCAATGCGAACACCGAAGCTACCCCGCGCCCTCGCACGCGAGGGCACGACGTTTTGTATTATCGCCGATATCTTTTCCTTCTGGTTGCGGGAGTATCGGGACTTGCTCTTTTGCATCGACGACACATGTCTCTCCAGCTATTTCACAATTGCGATGAAAGATGCTGTCTAATATAAGATAGGAGAAGAGATGTATGAAGAGCAGGTCGTCACTCATCCTGACTTGTAGTAATAGTAATGATTTGCTAACAACATACCTAGTGATATGCTAGAGCTTACTTCCCGGAAAGAATTGCAAGCAGTACTCATATTTGAGAGAAGAAACTGCACATCAAACGAAGCTCTGTAATATGGTCTACACCTGTAGGCACAATAGAGACGAAAGACATCATACAAAACTTCAACTTTCCATCTCAGTCAACTATTCACCCTATCCAGCTTGGGAGCACCATCGTCTGCCAGTCGCAAGCGAGCGAACGCGAGTGCTGAAAGGTGATGAAATGCTCGGGGGAAATTATTAAGAGCAACTTCATAGGTGAGCGAGTGAAAGCAAGAATGGTGATGGGAGAAAGATTTGGGAGTAGTTAGCGATGTCGAGGCCGACGATCTGTTGCTTTCCGGCCGACGTGAAGCGCACCTCACCCAGCAACTTCCACAACAAATGACCCAGCGTATGTCTCCACAAGTACCACACCAGATATCCCACATGTATCTCAATCCCAGAAGGTGCCTTAGCAAGCGGTCCAAAAACAATCCATCTTTGCTCCCACGTAGGCAAAGAAGCAACAAGGTCtggtggagatggaagaACTGTCAGTCACAACGTGTTTTGGTATTGAAGGAAAGATGCCCACACGAACTAGGATTGAAAAAAGGCTGTCTGGTTGCTGAGATCGGGGGAAAGCTTGGCTTCTGGTCCAAAAGTAGACCGAAATAAAGAAGAGATGCCTTGAATAGTCAGGCAGATACGTGCACTTGTAGAAACCAGCTAAGCATGGTTTGGAGATCTGAACGATGATCCTTGTCTGAACTTAAAATTTGATGAGGTTTGACGGCCATAAAAACAAGCGTTATAATTGTTGTTGATAGCTGGGACGAAACGCCCAGGTACTATCGAGAAGCGTGTGATCAGGATGAAGCAAGTAGACAAGATGCTGAGGGGCTGGCCAGCCGGGGAGAGATCGATCCCTCCTGTCGACAAGTCAACATTTCTGGCCATGTCAGTAGTGTCCCACGTTGTCTGTATGGGagtcaacagcaacaaaagagaGGCCAACTTTATTTATTTGCTCTTGCCTTGTGTCCTGTCCAACATGAAAGAGGTCGGCAGGTTATTAGATTGCAAGAGGTGAATCAAGCAAACACGGGCATCTTAGAAGAATCATGAAACAGAGCGCCTACTTGCATTATGTAAAAGTATAACTGAGGAAGGCAGCTCATGGACCGAAGATTCTTGTGATGGTCGATTTGGGCAAGCAGTAGACCTCGTCGACAAGCTCCAGGCCGGGGTAGTCCAACAGGCTTAGCCCGGTGATGCCAAACAGCGTATGCCAGACATCCACCATGTCACCTGGTCGGTCCGAGATACCGCCCTTCTCAGTGTCTTGACATTGAaggatgaagttgatgagCCTGTCCCGATCGATCCAGTGTGTCTTGCCAATCATTTCCAGACTGCTCAGGACCCACCAGCTGTAGCagacatcctccttcttctctggtCGACCGTTCAGACCACCGTTGGCGAGCTGTCTTTCACTCAGCCACTTTCCTAACCGCTCCTTATCGATAAGATCCTGTCTCTTGGCGATCGTTAAGCTGGCCACACAGGTGAATATTTGCCCTGAGTGGGACTCAGCACCGGGACTGACACCGTAACCTCCGTCAAAGTTGGCACATGCCGCCACATAGTCAACGGCTTTGTCGACATCAATCAAGTCCATGAGGCCAAGAAGCGACAAGGCGTTGAAAGCACCGTACAGAAACCGAGtatcttcttcaccccacTCGTCACCAGCAAACGTTCCAGTCTGCCGGTTCTGAAGGTTGGCAATGTCTGGGTCGATGGGTTAGTATCTTCACATAGGATATTGTTTTCCGAATGGTGCGGTTAACGACGCACATTTCCCTACAAgcgccttccccttccctcgTGTCTCCAGCTCGTCAAAGGCATCGACCATGGCGAGGATCTGCACAGCGCTAACGGTAGAGAGCATGTGTGCATCGTGACCGGGGGCGGCACCGAAGCCTCCGTCTTCGTGTTGGCATGATAGTACAAAGTCGATGGTCTCAGAGCGTGGAAGGCCTTCGGGTACGCCGAGAAGGTGTAAGGCTGTCAAACCCCAATACACACCGTTGAGTCGCAGGTGTTCTGTTAGCCAGTAGTCATACTCGTCTTGTCTCGTATTGAGGCTTTGTATATATTTGACATGAGCAGAAGTGGCGAGCTCCAGCTCTTCTGGGAGTTGTTGAAAAACATCCGTCATGGTGAGGTGGTCGGTTTTATGAGTCCGTAGAATTAGCTGTGAGTGTTGTCGAATCCCAAGCCAACAAAGGAATGACGTTAGACCTCAGGCCCCTGTTGAAGATCTTATGTAATCAGCATGGTAAGGTAAGTGGACcaggcaccaccaccccactcATCTCAAGGTCCAGGCAGCTGGTTTCAACGCCAGCTGGCAGATATTGGCCAAGACATCACACAGGTTGCTGACACCTCAGCTATGTAAATATTCCAGCTTTACAGCACAGACCAGAAGCTGCCGAATAACATAAACGGCGTTTTGTTGAGGGATACTCGGATTATCCTGATGCGTCGATTTGTTCGTGTTCTGattggcctcattttcgaTATATAGTGTTCCGTTCGCTTGTTCGGCGCTTCGTTACCGCCGCCGTCTAACCACGATACGAGAAAGCAAGCTGCTCCACAACAAGAGCAGGGCGCCTTGTGCGAACAAGTCTGAATCTCCAGCGAATCGAGCTTGAAAACAAGCCTCGAGGGCCGTGACGCCACCTCATATGCATGCAGTCTGCGAGGTGACCATCCCGTACCAGGCAACAAGTCTGGATCGGATCAGTTTGGATGTAACTCGGATACTATAGGAGTCCATTGGGTGTTGTCAAAGATAAACTCATCGAGAAGGCAGCACTGCATCCTGGATACCCAGCTACCCAGTTTTGGGGCCCGAATTCGTGGCTTGAGCCTCTTCAAACCAAAGGGCATCCATTGTAGTATATACTGGTGAAGCACTGTGAAGCACTGAAGCCAGGAGGAGTAGAAGACGCTCAGACCAACTGGCAGATGACCCATAGAAAAAGTGCCGAGTTTCAGAATTGGCTTTTTGTGTACCTGAAGCTAACCACATCAGGTTTGGTGTTAACAGCGGCCCCTCCTTTTCGATATGGCTTGGTTGGAGGTGCGGAAGATGAGGATACAACAGATTCACGACCAGAGGTTTTTTCCAGCCTGGAGATGCGGGATTGATGAGGTCTCTATATGTCTCCTGCAAGGAATCACCTGTCTCGTGATTCACAACACAGACTAGATAATATCAAAGCCCCCCGAGACATGCGCATCGTGCTAATAATGGTTTCATGGATTTGGGTTCGAAGGGCAGCGACCGCTTGCGTGTGGCACCGAGACGTCGGGCATCTCGGCCTatccctttctttcttcttcgaGCACGAGAGAACCATGTGTGCCCAAGGCACCCAGTACGTGCCGGTTTTCATCAGCCGAAGAGAACAAAGACTGGCAATGGGCTCGAGAGTCGTTTTCCAGCGGATCAAAGAGTGGGGAGATAAGTGCTCAGAGCGGCACCCAGCCAGTAGCTGATGACCCCTCACTAggctgagagggaggtgCGAATGGAGCCCAGGTGCTTGGTGTGTTTAAGCACAAACGACCTTCACCCCTtggtcctcctccgccttgcCTTTCCCAACCAGTTCCAAACATCGCTGGCTGCTCAATAGACAACAGCAATATATTACTGACAACCTGCCGCCCTCCTAGCGACACGACACCTTTGATCATCAGTCTCCATTCGTCTCCAAACCTAATGCTGAATACCCCGGCGTCTATTCTACGGAACTTCCCAATTCGACCCTTTGCCCTGACGGAGCTTCAGACAAAGCAGCACCCCTGACACCGCTCAGCGGCAGCGCATCGCATCATCGTGTGTCTGCAGCGCGGGCCAGCAGAGTGCTCTTGAGATAATCCCCGTTTCAGATTCCGGGCCACTTGGAACCTTGACGACACTCACCTTACTCATTTGGCCGGTTATCGACATTTTGGATACCAATACCAGAATACCTCTCCCATAATAGCTGGGCGTCAGATTTCATTGAAGCTGTTGTAACAGTGGTTGCATCCTGGTCGGCCCTGAAATCTGTAGGAACGGGCCTCGAAAGGGGTGCATCTCTTCTCCGGGTCCAGCCTCTATTATCGTTCTTTCTCACCCATCCCATTTCCACAATATCAGTCGAAAACGGTGTTGCAGAAACACCCACAAAATTGAGTCGTCCGACAAGGCACAACCCGAGCGCTCGGTTTCGACTTGTGGGCATCCCTGGTACGAAGTTAGGGTCAACGGGGTGAGGGTTACCTATGCCGCATGCGCTTGTCTTGGAGTAGGTGCGCGCAGCCCTGGGAACATCGACCTGACATTTCAACTCCTGGCCTGCGGCTCTTCCCATAACCCAAGGCCCTTTCCTTTCCGGACTCCGTGCCTCCTTGGGGGACGGTGCTCACTTGTCGCAGCCTGCAATCTGCCTATTTTCCGCCTCTTTCGAGGCCTGGTACTGTAAGTTTCGGCCCAGCACCCGCTACTGTACCGTTGGGCTGCTTGGCTGGCGCGTTGCTCGCAAGACCACGCTGCACTGCAttgcttgttgctgcaaCAGCTGCGACAAGTCGGGTGGTCTTCGTGTGCGGCAAAGTGCTCGAGGTGCGAATCAGGAACAACCCAGGAAAAGCAGACGCCTGTTATATCCAGGCCCATCATTATTAGCTCCATCTGAGCGGGTGGCCCGGCGTTTTGCGCAGCCTCTCTCATTTGGCGTTTGACACCTGGCAGCAGTCTGCTGGCAGCATGGGCCGGAGCAAGCCTGTACCGCAGCCGCTTACGCTGCCGCCCAGCGACGACTCTCGTGGTGAAACTGTCCCCAATTCCGCTCGACTGACGACGGCTTCGCCCCGATCCCCGCGCTCCCCTTTCCGCTTCGGCCAAAAAAAGTCTGAGAACGCCGGAGAGCCTCTGCAGCTTGCCGACGTCTTGCACCAGCCCGAGAAGCAGAGTCCAATTCACAATCACCAACACGAACACCAgcttcagcagcaacaacaacaacaacagcagcagcagcagcagcagcaccagccgCGGCCCCAATACCAGCCCTCAGTCCAAGCCCAGAGCCAACCACACGTCAATTCACCAGGCCAAGCCCCGCTCCCTACCGAGCAACTAGCTGAGAAACGCCCCCTTGACCAcactcccacctcctcgccgccattGCACTCACCAGGAGGCCGGACTGCCGACCAACAGAATCGACTGCCCAACCAGCCCCCGCCGCACCTTGGCCACAGAAACCCGCggcacgacgacgacaaggctTCAAAGTCGagtttcttcttcaactttgGAAAGGCGGCCAGGCCGTCGGACCGTCCCTCCACACACCAACACTCAGACTCCCGCGCTGAAACTATGTCAAGAGATTCTGAACATTCCACGCCTTCGAATCAGAGCACTAAGCATTCGGGTATGTCGATCCAAAGTTTATCTTGCTTAGCTTCCACGGCCCACCCTTTTTGACCTACGGCCTGTCCCTCGGCCTAGTGTTTTGTGCGCGCGCAGCAGCCAACTTGACTGTCTCGCCCGGCTTTGTTTCATGGTTTGACTAACATTCTCTGGTGTCCGAAATTGCAGAACCACCCCAGCAGGATTCCTCAGCGCAAAGATCCATTCCCCAGCTGCCGTCCAGATCTCAAGTGTCACTAGCCTCGTCTGCCGATCACGATAGCCAAAACAATTCCGCCAACGCCTCCGGCTCGAAAAAGCACAAACCAAAGCCCTTCAACCTACTGAGCCGAAACAGATCgttcaaggacaaggaaAACAAGGAGACCAAGAGCAGTCCGAGCCCCAGGGAACAGACTCTGGCACCACCAAAAGCCGGCGACTCGGAGAGGCTTGCCCCTCTGAAAACTGCCCCGCTCCAGGCACACGACCGATCGTTCCGCGACATGATGTCCTCGGCGGTCCGCAACCATTCGGCGGAAAGGCCGCAGGCGAGAGAAATTGGcggaggaaagggaagggacCAAGATGGGGGACATCGAGGCTTGCCTTCCTCTCTAAGAGAGGCGGGCGGATCCGCATTTTTCAGTAATCTCAAGAACAGCAAAGCTGCCGGCATTATCAGCACCCGTTTGTTCGGCAAGGACAGCAAGAACGAGCCCCCAGTACCAAGAGAGCCATTGATAGATGACGAGAGTTATGTGCTCAAAGTCATCAACCTGCCTCTCGTGGAGCAGACACGGCTGACCAGGATATCAAAGCGGCTGGAGGATTCGCGAGACAAGACGGAGTTCTGGATGCCCGCCTTCCCATGGAGAGCGATTGACTACCTTAACTATAAAGGAAGTGACGTAGAAGGATTGTACCGGGTACCAGGCAGTGGACCGCAAATCAAGAAGTGGCAAAGGAAGTTCGACGAAGGTATGATGCCAAGACTCCAAGAGATATACTGGAAACCCCCTTTGTGACCATTCTTGCTGACAGTGCGTTTGTAGAACTCGATGTTGATCTGTTTGAGCAGCCAGATCTTTACGACATCAATATTATTGGGTCGATGTTAAAGGCTTGGTTACGAGAGTTACCTGACGAGCTGTTTCCCAAATCAGCCCAAGACAGGATCGCCAGAGAATGCGCAGGCGCAGAGACGGTCCCCCAGCTGCTCATCGACGAACTCTCGAACCTTTCGCCTTTCAACTACTACCTCTTGTTTGCCATCACGTGCCATCTCAGTCTGTTGCTTGCCCACTCcgacaagaacaagatggaTTTCCGCAATCTCTGCATTTGCTTCCAGCCCTGCATGAAGATTGATGCCTTTTGCTTCAAGTTCTTGGTGTGCGACTGGCGCGAGTGTTGGAAGGGCTGCAAGAACGAGGCCAAGTACATCGAGGAGGAGTATGCGCTCTTTGATCAGCCACCACCTATGCGAGCTATCGgcgaggcgaggaggaacgGAGCTCCCCTGAATGAGGAACACAAGCCAGAACCCCACAGGCCAGAGCCCCGGAATATTTCGTCATcgaacagcagcaagagctCCATCAGAGGCGCGGCCGACAACCAACAGCCGCAGCAAAAGCAATCACgaccaaagaagaaggcgctGCCGGAGAGTGAGAGCATTGATACAGGCTCCACAATCTCGACAACACTGACCATCAACAGTGACGTAGAGACACCACCAAGGCGATCAGGAGATTTGCGTCCCCTCTCGCCTATCAAGCCGCTCTCGCCTCTGAACTTTTAGGTGGACGCTGTACAAAAGCCGCAAACTGGATTCTTATGTCGATGGGATTCGGTATTCCTATTCTCATCGTCGAACGATCGTTACGCCCGTCCACGACTCTTTTCTTTACCCGTACCGCAGTGCGTATTTACCGGAACCACATCGTACCTACCTATTTCATTATCAACCCATCTAGCTGTTGGCAACCATGAGAGAGGTTGCCAATCTTGCTTCGTTCGACCTTGATCAAATGGTCGATATCAAAACGTTGTCCACTACACGAAGAGGACAGTTACACACACACGGGGATACTGGAGATCACAACACCTGAATTTTGCTTTGTCGTTTTTTTCCAAGTCAGAGGGTGTTTTAGCATGCGGGCCgttcttgttttgttgctttgcGTTGATTTATCTGCCTTTGCTTTTCGTTTCAGTTTGGAATACCCCGTCCGGCCTcgttttcttttatttttgtGTTGAAATACCACCACGCGCAAGGCGTAGGAAAGGGTATTGAAGTTTTCTTTTAATCACGAAATTGATTCACTTCTCGCTAGTTGTGGTGTAGTAGTGGCTGGTAGGGGGGCTGTTGTTTATAAGTGCTGAAAAGAAAAGTGTTTCCGGCCAGGCTACTccgggtgggaggtggataAAAAAGATGACAAGCATCTTTTGTTCATGAGTGGCCTTGGTCTAAAACACTTTGTGTAtgtgggggatgggaaaggggaagggggcatTCaaaagcagcagcggcaagtGTACGATATTGactttttttggtttctggAAGGCTGGTGCTTGTTtggctggagatggggtggtcaagaaaagagggagggattgtggttggggttgtgtgtgtgtgaataATGAAAAATACCGGATTGGATTGTCCAGGGACAGATCACGCTACTCTGTTTGCTTTGAAGAGACGTGAACAACTATTGCATATTGCATGACAAGAATGGTTTTATTCCCCCTTGTCCTCCACCAGAGAGTGGTGTCAAGtccaccccaaacccatcaacgccaaagaagcaaagaagaTAACAACTGAATCCCCAGGAAATCTGATTTCTCCCAAACGCCCATTGATACCATGTGCCAACACCTTTAACAGTTTTTTACTTCCTCTGCCCAGCGTGCCTCtcattcctcctcatcctcctctcatTCCTCTTGATATTCTCCCtaatctccctcctcttgtCACCCCTGATACTcgtcccctccttcctctccagctccttcttggAGTTGTGCTTAATCTCGATGATCGCCTCGTCCTGACCGGCCTTGTTGGCGCCCTTGTAACCCCACTTGCGCTCGTGCTCGCCAGTCTCGGGGTTGAGCTGCAGGTTGCGGCGCTGCTCACGAGTCTTGGGCTTGATGCCGCGGCGTTTGGCGAAGGCGGCCCATTTAGTCTCTggcttgggggtggggaCGGGCTTCtcgcgggggaggggggtgacggggccggggagggagaggaggacgccggcgggggtggaggatatggggagggtggtgaggagttggttgatTAGGGATTGGGTGCCGTCTCTGGCGATGTCGTAGAGGGAGGACTCGAGGGAGGGGCCGGtgctggcggggagggagagggggttggggtcgtTGGCtaggaggaggccgaggtcgaAGGTGTAAGGGGTGGGCTTGGAGACTGTGacggggagtttggggggtttggtaTCGgtggacatggtgatggtcttgTGAGATTAAACCAGAAAAGttgtggttttggtttggttgagaaggaggttagAGGTCGAATTGATGGTGTTAGCGGACAGAGATTGGTGTTGCGATGTCCGGCGCAAAAGTGAAGCTTTACTTGTTGCGATGCGATTAGAGTTGAATGGCAAGCAAAGAAACTGGAGGCGCTTCTGAAAATTTGGGCGGTCAAAAGCTGCAGAAACCCAACAGCTTGGAGATTGCGGGGCAGAAATGTGGAAGAACCCCGGCTTGATTGGCGTCGCTTTCCAAGCTTCGACCGAACGGCTGCTTGGCTTTGAAATGCCAATAAGTGGTCTGTGCTTCAAGAACCTCACAGCCGTCCGATTTTGAGTTCAGAGATTTTGGAGGCTGCTCGACAAGCGGGACCAGCTTCCGGGTCGTAAAGTGCAATTGGCGACGCCGACGACCTCTGACACCGGCCCCCTACGATGCGATAGAGCGCCCTGCTACCGATAGACAGAAATTCACAAAATAAACCCCGCACAAATGTCGGCAAGCAACTGCCTGAGATGCCTTGGCCGGCCATCAGTGGCAGGAGCTTCGAGAGGTGTTGTTGTGCCCGTCTTTGCGCCCAGAACGGCGGCTCCCTTCTCGACGACTGCTGTCCAGAATGCTCTGCCGGCGAAGCCGAAGAGCGCCGAGCACCAGGACCGGTCGGTGAGGGTGTACCGTGCGGGCAGGAAGATGacgatcaagaagaagaacaccCAGGACAGGGGCAAGCCCCCTCTCCCAGGCGAGCGCAAGGCCTTCCGCAAGAAGATTGTCCTCAGCAACGACAACGCCTTTCCCGTACCGTGGGTGACAGAGATGGAGGCAAGCAGCTTGTCGAACGAGAACAAGGTCGGCAGCATTGTGTCACTTCCCCCTGCGCTGCAGGATCAACTGCGCGCCACTGAGGCTTTCCAGCCTACACAGACTTGGGGCTTGTTCAGAAAGCCTTCGACATTAATCCGGAAGGAGACGGTCGAGTTGACGggcaagatggagaaggcggttGAGAACAAGCAGACGGCTCGTATTGTCCTCGCGGGTGAGAAGATCTCGGGCAAGAGCACCATGCTCCTCCAGGCTCAGTCACACGCCTACCTCAACAACTGGATTGTGATTCACTTCCCAGATGGtattcccccctttttcactCCCCCTTTTTGTAACCCCCCAATTAACACGCTTCCCCAGCCCAAGAACTCACCAACGGCTCAACCGAATacgcccccatccccaacaccgAAAACCCAACCCT from Podospora pseudoanserina strain CBS 124.78 chromosome 1, whole genome shotgun sequence includes:
- the BET2 gene encoding Rab geranylgeranyltransferase (EggNog:ENOG503NTZW; COG:O; BUSCO:EOG09263G3M) encodes the protein MTDVFQQLPEELELATSAHVKYIQSLNTRQDEYDYWLTEHLRLNGVYWGLTALHLLGVPEGLPRSETIDFVLSCQHEDGGFGAAPGHDAHMLSTVSAVQILAMVDAFDELETRGKGKALVGKYIANLQNRQTGTFAGDEWGEEDTRFLYGAFNALSLLGLMDLIDVDKAVDYVAACANFDGGYGVSPGAESHSGQIFTCVASLTIAKRQDLIDKERLGKWLSERQLANGGLNGRPEKKEDVCYSWWVLSSLEMIGKTHWIDRDRLINFILQCQDTEKGGISDRPGDMVDVWHTLFGITGLSLLDYPGLELVDEVYCLPKSTITRIFGP
- a CDS encoding hypothetical protein (EggNog:ENOG503NXWZ; COG:T) — translated: MGRSKPVPQPLTLPPSDDSRGETVPNSARLTTASPRSPRSPFRFGQKKSENAGEPLQLADVLHQPEKQSPIHNHQHEHQLQQQQQQQQQQQQQQHQPRPQYQPSVQAQSQPHVNSPGQAPLPTEQLAEKRPLDHTPTSSPPLHSPGGRTADQQNRLPNQPPPHLGHRNPRHDDDKASKSSFFFNFGKAARPSDRPSTHQHSDSRAETMSRDSEHSTPSNQSTKHSEPPQQDSSAQRSIPQLPSRSQVSLASSADHDSQNNSANASGSKKHKPKPFNLLSRNRSFKDKENKETKSSPSPREQTLAPPKAGDSERLAPLKTAPLQAHDRSFRDMMSSAVRNHSAERPQAREIGGGKGRDQDGGHRGLPSSLREAGGSAFFSNLKNSKAAGIISTRLFGKDSKNEPPVPREPLIDDESYVLKVINLPLVEQTRLTRISKRLEDSRDKTEFWMPAFPWRAIDYLNYKGSDVEGLYRVPGSGPQIKKWQRKFDEELDVDLFEQPDLYDINIIGSMLKAWLRELPDELFPKSAQDRIARECAGAETVPQLLIDELSNLSPFNYYLLFAITCHLSLLLAHSDKNKMDFRNLCICFQPCMKIDAFCFKFLVCDWRECWKGCKNEAKYIEEEYALFDQPPPMRAIGEARRNGAPLNEEHKPEPHRPEPRNISSSNSSKSSIRGAADNQQPQQKQSRPKKKALPESESIDTGSTISTTLTINSDVETPPRRSGDLRPLSPIKPLSPLNF
- the RRS1 gene encoding Rhodanese-related sulfurtransferase (COG:J; EggNog:ENOG503NZ9M), giving the protein MSTDTKPPKLPVTVSKPTPYTFDLGLLLANDPNPLSLPASTGPSLESSLYDIARDGTQSLINQLLTTLPISSTPAGVLLSLPGPVTPLPREKPVPTPKPETKWAAFAKRRGIKPKTREQRRNLQLNPETGEHERKWGYKGANKAGQDEAIIEIKHNSKKELERKEGTSIRGDKRREIRENIKRNERRMRRNERHAGQRK